From the genome of Pyramidobacter piscolens W5455:
ACAGCGGCGCGTGTTCGGCCTGCGAGGCGCGCAACTGTTCCAACGCGGCGCGCTCGCGCTTGGTTCGGTCGTAAACTTCGCGCGAGATCTGCCGGTAGATTTCCGCGCCCGTCAGCTCTTCGAGCAGTTTGGCGCGATCGGCCCCGTCGGCTTGAAGGAAGGCCGCGAAACCGCCCTGCGGCAGCATGACGGTGCGCGTGAAGCGCTCGAAGTCGAGGCGGCAGACTTCTTCCACCTTTTTGGCCATGGAACTGACGCTGTCGGCCAGCACTTCCTCGCCGTGCCCAAGCCGCGAAAAGCGGCACTTCGGCGCCTGCCACTCCCGGGCCGCGCCCTTGCGCGCGGATTTTTTCTGCGACCAGAAGGCGCTGTAGCGCTCGCCGCCGATTTCGAAAACCGCTTCGGCGAAGCACTCGCGCTCGCCGCGGGTCATGATCTCGTTGCCGGAGTTGTTGACGCGCTCCAGGCGCGGCGTGCGCCCGTAAAGCGCCAGGCACACGGCGTCGAGCAGCGTGCTCTTGCCCGCGCCGGTGGGGCCGGTGATGGCGAACAGGCCGCCGCGGAACTCGGGCGATTCGAAATCGACGTTCCACTCTCCGGCGAGGGAGTTGAGGTTCTTGAAATGAAGGCGGCACAGCCTCATCG
Proteins encoded in this window:
- a CDS encoding AAA family ATPase; this translates as MRLCRLHFKNLNSLAGEWNVDFESPEFRGGLFAITGPTGAGKSTLLDAVCLALYGRTPRLERVNNSGNEIMTRGERECFAEAVFEIGGERYSAFWSQKKSARKGAAREWQAPKCRFSRLGHGEEVLADSVSSMAKKVEEVCRLDFERFTRTVMLPQGGFAAFLQADGADRAKLLEELTGAEIYRQISREVYDRTKRERAALEQLRASQAEHAPLSDETRAAAQRRAAVSETREKELRALEKELRQALDWYSRRDGLAARRAEHERARDELNEEQAAFAPQAEKLARAERAAQGGDLFAA